The following DNA comes from Salvia splendens isolate huo1 chromosome 17, SspV2, whole genome shotgun sequence.
GCTCGCTAAAGCATACAATGAATCTCCGTAGTTATATGCAACGAGGGCATTTTTAACTCGATCTTTGTATAATAGAGAATGTATgatatttttggtgattttatgAAAGTCAACGCAACGCCATATACATGATTTACGATTTGGAACTTTTGCTTCGAAACTTGGATAAGTCCATTATTCGATCCATCAGGAACAAGTGTAGTTATACGGATCTTGATATCTCGTCTTATCTGCTTTATAGGTGGCCGATTGTCGAGTTTGCGGTGATCCACACTCCAATCTTCGCTTTGCTTTCGTAGAATTTTCTGATCAGTGTAAgcattccttttttttcttgagTAGTAGCTTCATTCGCGTGTTTGATCTTGTAGACGATATTTATCGCTCACGTGATTGATTCCAACAGATTCTGCTCGAGCTGCTCTGGTTCTCAATGGTACGGTTTTGGGTTTCTCTACTGTCAAGGTCTTGCCTTCTAAAACAGCCATTCTTCCCGTGAACCCGACTTTTCTTCCCCAGGTAAGAAGCATTTCTCATATTGTTAACTCTCGACATCTCACTACCATCTTTCTCCTGTTACGTACCGAATTCATATCGAATAATAAACTCTCCCACACACAATTTAACAGTCGGAAGATGAGCTTGAGATGTGTGCCCGAACAGTCTACTGCACTAACATTGATAAGAAGGTAAACTTTCCACATTTCCTTCTCGACTGTCTCTTAGTTTTACTAATAATAGAACGTGAAGTTATGTGAACGGATGTCAAAATACGAAATCATGTTTCGTAAATTCACATGATACATGTTTTCCCGGGCAGGTTACTCAAATTGATGTCAAGAATTTCTTTGAAGCAAGATGTGGTGAGGTATGCGTACGAGTTCCACAACGAGCTGCGTTTTTGCATATATTTTCACTTGATGCCGTCTATTTATCAGATAGTCCACTTCATTGTAGGTCTCCCGCCTAAGGCTCTTAGGCGACCAGATGCACTCTACTCGAATTGCTTTTGTCGAATTCAAAATGGTACATTGTCAATTCTTTTGAGTGTTTCCTTTCTATATCGACATGAATAAAATCGCCATATCCCATATCTTATTTTAACGTTAATTAGGCTTGAGAATCGTGATCGTTTTAAAATTTGCAGGCCGAGAGCGCTCTACTGGCCCTCGACTGCTGTGGTGAGATGCTGGGTTCCCAGCGGATCAGGTATGCATACGTCGTCTTTGTTCCAACTCGGGTTTCTGGAAAACTAGCCAACTGTTTTTTTATAGCAAGTTTGACAACATTTTGCAGGATTAGTCCTTCGAAAACACCTGTGAGGCCACAGCTCCCTCGCCCCGGGATGGAATACGCAAACTAACTCGAGCTTCTCGTTTCAGATGGAAACCGGGATGCCGGTGTTGCTGGGACACACTAGTTTTTTCTTGCCAAATTAAGTTTCTTTGACAGTAGTTATTATGTTTTTGAGATGGAACTGTGCATACTATAAAGAATTTGCctgtgttttattttatgtgcaTTTGCAATTTTTCATtccaaatatattttcataaatggTGATTAAATCTTATACGAGTGCAAAACATAGTTCtcatattattttttatccAAAAATAAACCATTTTATACGAAAAAATAGTTATACTTTAAAAAGTCAGTGAGTTatttatgatttaattatataaaccaGAATTTATCAGAATATctaaataaatttaactaaatTCGTCGTGGTTTTATTACAATGAACTATAATTTACAaatatagcaaaaaaaaaaaaacttcaggttcaattttgaatttttttggaaataaaaaaatggagaaaaaacgtagtaataaaaaagaaatgaatgaaATTTTTTCTTGCATGGATTATGACATGGTAATGGCGAAAATATGCACGTGTGGCATTTCTCTCCTCTCTTCCTTAAATTCTCCGAACCCACAGAGAAAACGAGATCCCCCATCGTCCATAGACACACATAGACATGAAAACACAagaattttgataatttctCCCCAAATTTCCACAAGGTACGGTGTGTTTCACATGCATTATAACGCATTCATTGTATTTGTCGAAATGCCAGAACCCCTTTGTAGGAAATCGAAGCTGAATTGATTTATTGTAGGTACCCACAAATGtggatctttttttttttattaaagatcGCTTTTTTATTCTGATTGATTTCATGGAAATGATGTGTTAGTTCCTTTGTTTGGCCTCCTAGATTTCCTCATTAGGGTTCAATTCTTCACACATCACAAAATTAGTGAGTTAACTATTAACAATTAGTTAGTTGATAGAAGAGAGCAACATAGTCATTTGTAGTGAGAATTCACTTAAAAATGACATCTTGGTTGATTGTGAGTAAAATCTTGATGCATTAATCAGAGAGCCTCTGTTATAGAAAGGCAGAGAttgtgggaattttttttttgctatgaATGTAGGTGTGATATATGTATGTATCCGGCATTTTTCGTCGTTTTATTGCGAATCTGGTGTGACCTTAGAAGCGAGAGAGCTCATAATGTTGCCTTTTGAAGGTAGTCTACTTAAGAACAAGTAATTGAATTCTTCAACTGGTATAAGTTAGTTAGATTCAATATGGTATAGACTAACTCATAATGAAATTAATCGAAGAATCGGTGAAGATTGAGATAAGTATTTTCTAGGATTGCGTTTAGGGAAGTTTTCGTTAGTATCATCGCTTTGTAATGCTTCGTCTGTTGTTTACAGACAGACGAAAGGAGTCTTTCCGGGAGTTTTCATCATGACATCCCCAATGCATCAGCATACTCGTTCCACTTCGACTAATCTAAGTATGAAGAAGCCACAGAACAAGGCAGCTGCTCAAAGGCTTGCAGAGGTTATGGCTCAGCAACCAGCAGATGACGAAGAGGAGGACGAGCTGTATGATTTCAACTCAGGCGTTCCGTCAGCTGGTATAGGACTTGCAGGCGGAAGGCAAGCTCGAGGCCGTTCTCCAATGGTGAGTTATCTTGCTTACATAGCAGTTTTCTGATTCTACGTCTTGCATTTCGTATCCTGAACTTCTTTTTTACTTTCTAGTCAGTTCGTAACTCAGTAGATCAGCCTTCATCAGCTCGTTATAGGAATTCTCGTTCCAAGCCTCTCGAACCATCTTCAAGCGTGGAACATCAGCAGCCTTCCTCGGCTCGTTATTCTCGTCCCAAGCCGCTTGAACCATCTTTAGAACATCAGCAGCCTTCATCAGCTCGCCACCGACAGTCAAAGCCTGTTGAACCGTCCCTGTCTCTTAATCACTCCACACGTGTAAGATCATCTTCTTCTGTTCAAATGAACGCTTCGGAGGAACCACCACAGCCAGCATCAGCTCGCTCCGCTGGAAGATCATCCTCTTCTGCTAGTTTAGTTGGCCGGCCGAATTTGAGGGTGAAGACAGTTCCCATGGTGCCATCAAGCGTGTCTCTGTCACTTAAGCCCGTGGCATCTGGAAATACGGCTGATTCTCAGCTCGATAAAGTCAGGGATAAAAAGTAGATGTCTTCTTTAACTTCCTTTGTTTTTTCGAGTAAATATTTGGTTTCACTCTTATCTCGTGCATTGCTTTTCTGTCGATTCCAGGTTATCGCTCGATTTTGGAACTTTCAAATTGAAAGAGCAAGGTGGCCTGCAGTCCTCTTCTGCTCTACAAGACGAGGTACGATTTACAACATTAGGTTGATTTCTTCAACGGGACCATCTATTGTATGCGCGTAATGGTTGCATTGCGTATTTCATTCCATTTCATTTGATCACTGAAAAGGATGCTTCGAATTTGCAGCTTGATATGCTTCAAGAAGAAAACGAGAGTTTAGTGGAAAAGGTGATCCTTCTAGGCTCCTATTCGCATTCACAACCTTTTCTTATCTAAGATCTTGGAATCGGAAAGCCTAATTTCAGATTTAAGTGACCGGTTTTACCTGTTGGTTAGCATCGTAATGTGACCATCTCTTTCAGCTCAGGATAGCAGAAGAACGGTATGATGAAGCAGAAGCAAGAACCAGGCAGCTCGAAAAACAGGTAGTCGTTTGAGTCTATACCGatccaaaagaaaacatttacTAATGTGAAGCGACAATGCTGGTTTTTTCTGTGCACTTCTTCACTAAAAATGTGGCTTTATACGCCATTTTTAATCTGTGCTCTTTCAGATTGAGTCTTTAGGCAATGGTGTGTCTTTAGAAGCTCGGCTTTTAAGCAGGTAGGTTATGATTTTCGGAACGATAAAAATCATGTTTTCTGTATGTAAACATCTCCTTGGTATGTTCACTCTTCAGGAAGGAAGCTGACCTTCAGAAACGAGAGGTATGTCGATTATCTACTGGTTATTCCAGTTTTCCATCTGTTTCGACATCTCATCGATTTCAGTTGTGTAGCTCTTAGTCTTTCACATTTTGACAAATTAGTCTTCACAGCGTGCAAGCTGAGCATCGTTTCTCTTTGCAGGCTGCTCTTAAAATCGCAGCAGGCACTTATGGCGGTGGCAACGAGGAGCTTGCAGTCCTCCGAATGGAAATTGAGGTATTTGGACTCACTGGATAATAATGTACActatttttgtgagtttttaTTATCTTGAAATTGTATGATTTTTCTCTTAAGGCGTCGAGGGAAGAAGCTAACTCTGCTCTGGATCAACTCCATGTCGCCATGCTAGAAGTTAAATCGCTTAAGATAACTACACAACGGATGATACTGACTCACGAGGAGATGGTATCTACCGGTTAAACCAGACCTAGCCTCCTTACAGCCTTCCGTTGTTTGTCCTTACTTATCTGATTGGCAGTCTAATACTTTAGGAAGAGGTTGTTCTCAAGAGGTGTTGGCTTGCTCGATGCTGGAGTTTGTGCATTCGCCACGGTAAATTTTGTTATCACCACTTGTCATCCATTCTTCGAATCTTACCTTTCAAGTCCAACACTAGAAATTATGCATTCGTTTGATGGCGCTCGTTTTTTTTATGCCTCTGTAAGAGCATATTGCGAAAGAAATCCATCTGCAGAGTTACATTTCATTCATTTTATGCAGGGATACACGCTGAGATAGCCGAAGCAAGGCATGGATATTGGTCACGTTTCGCTTCACGCCCTGTTGAAGTTATATTGGCAGCAGGACGTAAAGCAAAAGATGGACATCATTCCGGTAGACATCATTTTCGTTGTTCAGTTTACGAATTCTTCTAAATATTTTAGTTCCAACTGTTTTTTTTCCGTCAATTTGTCAGCTACCGATGGTTTAGACGAAAGGGAGAGAGTTCTGCTGCACAAGGAAGATCTTACAAAGAAGGTCGACTTGGAAAGCATGCTTATGGTCGAAAAAGGTCTCCGGGAACTGAATGCCCTCAAGGTTCATTTCCCAATCATGATCCCTCACTGCCTCGTTTGAATTACATTACTGCGTTGATTTTTTGCTCGTCTTTCTTTGAAAGGTAGAGGAGGCGATAGCTGTGGCACTGGCCCAGAAACGTCGCCCGTGTATTCTAAAAACTAATATCGGTACGTATGGATTCATCTTTAAGAGCCTCCTTTTTTTTCATGTATGTGCCATGTTGAGGTATGATCTTTCAAGCATTTCTAGGAGTAAATGACTAAACGAGCTGTTGCTTTCTTTCGAATCGTGAAAATTCAATCTGCAGATGAAGTGAAGCTACCAGCTGAGAGCACCAATCATTCAGAAACATTCGGTATTTTTCGTTCATTCGGTTTTATGGAAAGTATGATATCTGAATGTATTTACGAAATGTGCTTCGTTTCAGGATTGAGTCCGGAGGAGTGTGAAGACGTGCTTCTTAAGCAAGTAAGCCCGAATATCTTCCTGTGTTTGTGTTTTGACAATGCTTGTTTGATCATATGATATGGCTAATAAAGTCGTATGCGTTGTGTATCAAGGCTTGGCTGTCGTACTTCTGGAGACGAGCAAAAACTCAAGGGTTGGAACCGGATATTGCTGAAGATAGGCTGCAATTCTGGATCAACCAAGGAAACCGGGCGCCTAATTCACATGATGCCGTTGATGGTAATCTCTCTTATGAACCACCAACAATGTTAACATTAACTCTAAATGTGAATTATTTGATACAACTTGACTTAGCATAGTCTAAAATACTTGTCTTTTTCTGTTGCTCTATACATGCTTCGTTGTTTTAGTCCACGACGTGCTAGCTAGGGCCGGCTTTTTAAAGGCCGAAGTGTTTGAAAACAACACCACATTGTCAAAGTTCATTGTTGATGCTTGACATAATGTTGAGTGCATATGTGTGATTTTGTGGCAGTCGAGCGTGGTCTTTTGGAGCTCCGGAAGCTGGGGATGGAGACGAAGCTGTGGGAGGAGTCGCGGAGATTGATCGATCACAGCTCCTCCTACAAGACTCTGCTGGAAACTGAGTATGAAATTTTGTCATGAGCTTTTTTCTTGTCCCATCTTTTATTTCTTGCTACATTTTTGGTGCAATTaacttttttctcattttatcaAATCTTGATTGAAGAAAGTTTTTTCATCAAGTATTTTCCCTTCCGTTATTATAAGTCCATAAGCATCAAATTTAGCCCGTTAGCAATTTATAGCATCAGAAAATCCAACTGGTTGTCGGATTTTACGCGTGGCATTTTTTATTCGTACAAATTTCATGAGATATTCAACATTATCAAGACAACATCATATatccttttaattttttttaaattttataacgACCACATAAATGACGTTGTTTTGCCAATGTGGAGAACTGGCAATCCCAtaagtttttttatataattcggattttaattaaaaaaatgcaagCCATATGTCGCACCATGACTGACCACACGACCAACGTGCTTAGGCACAAATACACGTGCATCGGTCGCGTGCTTAGGGATATGCAACTGCGTGATTTTCCCTATCCCTACAATCGGATGTGTATGCCCTTAGAGTGCATATGAATGTATAGCttttacagaaaaaaaaaattataacaatTTGGACATATTTAAAGTCCAAAATCAGATCAGAGTTGGTGAAGATTTTATCAATTAACCTATATAATGGATAATTTATTTTAAGCGTGAGCATCTAAATAATTGATTAggctaaataaataatttagcaTCTCGATAGTTGGTGAGACCCTCGTGTTAAGTTGATCAACACATACCtcttaataatatttttatacatatgGTGTTGATCAATAACGTTAGGTCTCagttaataatattttatttatgtatgaCACGAGTCAAACCATATTTTGGTCGAAGAGTGAATCTAATGATATGCAATTATAATAATAACAGATCCAGAAAATGTGGAAATAGTAGGATTAGATATAGTGAAAGAAAATCTTCAATACAGAAGCTGTGATGGTCATCACTTCTAATAAGAGATGTTAGACAAAAAACGGAAGTGAATCTTAATCCAAGAGGGTCGGGACGAAGCTGCTGAAACGTGAGATCGGTGGCAACTTCGAAAGCTCAATTTAGTAAAATTTTCCAATCCAAAAAGTTAAGAGTAGAGCTTCCAAACCGTGAGATCGATGACAACTCCAAAAACTGAATTTTAATGGAATTTGTGGAATGCAGGCGATCGACCCGTCCAACCTCACCTAAGTCAGCTTGGGTAAGAATTAAACATTAAATAGTGACAAATTCACTCTATGAACAATtaaacatgtacaaaaaaaaacCAGCTTAGGTCATGTTCCATTAATACTCATTTTAgtcgcaaaaaaaaaattaagtaaaaagAAAACTTATTTAAAAACAACCATACATCTCCCATTAATTATTTTCACTACCTTAACCACTCTATCTACAATCCAACAGCTCACAAAATAGTTAAGCCACTATTGAAAGAAATTAAACAAACgaaatactattaataattttgCTAAAGCATACCAATTAGGTTCACAAGGTTAACCAACCTTAACAACAAATTGTTGgccctatttttttttaaagaatctAATATTCATGTACAATATCCTATGTATCAGATAGTGTTACATTGAAATGGTCGGAAAATAGCCAATTAATAATACTTATCCGAGTCTTTTTTTAAGATAGCTTTATGTCGCACCATTTATTACATGAAACTATACAATTAttcttataataataatatgatatggGATGTTGCACTTGCTATGTTGACACAACTAGGAAGTGATTGAGAAAAAAGATTAATAATatacaattatttttaaatgataattaataaaaaaaactatcataATCTTGCACTATAGTACATATGATATCCTAGCAAAAGTAGATTTATCAACATATATTTTCGATGATTAAGGAAATCCTAATTGCGACGCAAGAACGTgtcattattaaaaataaatataaataaacattaATGGTCTGTAAACAAGATATCTAGATAATGTTGACGGTGTGTTTTAGCATGTTCTTAATTTTGCAGAATTGAATTTGTGGGTGTGTATTGTCTACTAATAATCCTTTGGTGGTGTATTGAATCTCATAATTAAGCCCATATTAACAACAAAATACTTTATAACAGACTAGTCATAATATTCATATGTATTTCTAATCGATAGATGAATTTTTATTTGCTAAAAAGGGTTGAAAGAAAGCATGtacagattttttttttaattttttggcaCTAGCACTCTAATATCTCAATTAATTAgacctatttttttttttgtctaagACTAGTTGAAAAGGACTCTACAAATGAACCTAGAGACATGGAAACATCCTAATTTTGGTTGTCTCACTAATAAAGATAAACCAAATTGTACAATATTGTCCTACCATTCCCCAAAGATAGATCAAGTTGataaattacattataaaataaCCAACTAggaaattcataatttcaagtTTGCTTGCTATCTAAATTCAAATTACTCCGTCCATTACATTAAATAGCATGATGTCTGCTTAGTGTTTTTTCATAAACATGAAAAATACCTCGAACAAAATCAATTTCCCTCATATTATAATCCCTTAAAACATATAATCAATACTCAAGAGAACTCAAATCTTGATACCACTGAAACTAATATTCTCTTCGCCCTCAAACATAAATTATGCGTATTTTTTATTGTGACGTTGCAAGTTAAGTAGACAAAAATTAATTCatattatctttttttattttattcattcttcgtacattatttttattttgggtgTTAAAATAAATGCATCGTGTAAATCAGGACGAAAagagtaataatttttttttgataaatcaaaAAAAGGCTCGAGCCAACCAACAATGAGCAAAGGTTCAAGACAAGCGGCACAATGCCAAACCGCAAAAACCAAAAACAGAAGAGTACAACGACACCTCCGTCAAACACCAACAGACAGGCTAAACGTACAACACCCAAAGAGCCAAAGAAATAACAAGAGCAACAACACAAACCTTGTAACAATCTTCACTCCAAAACCTAAAGTCTTGCACTTGATCGATCGACATCTGTGTTGTGAGGGAGGTATGGACAACCACTTATCTTCCATATCGTAAGTTGCCAAAATGGTCTTCTCTTTTTGGCCTCCCAGCCTGGCTCAAACTTttggaaaatcattttattCCATAAGTTCCAGATCGACCAAgatatgatactccctccgtccctgaaaatttgtcacctatttcctttttcgtccgtccctaaaaatttgtcacctttcacttttaccattttttgtagtggaccctacattccactaactcattcacactcacattttattataaaactaatatataaaagtaggacccacatgccaccaactttttcaacccactttctattacatttattaaaacccgtgctgggtcaaatggtgacgaattttgggggtcggagggagtataaaacataGAGATCCACATCTTCTTATCAGCCTTTTGGAGAGGGATGCCCAACCAAGAGAGGAAACAGGTCATCGGGTCCTTAGGTAGGCATATGGACATGTTCCATCTATCACAACAGTAGTACCACAATTGGCTTGAAAATCTGCAGCTGAAAATGATATGCTCCAAAGATTCCGGCTCCTTATTGCAAAAGATGCATCGATCATCCTCAATTCCTACTATACCATGTCTGAACAGTCTCTCCTTGGTGTTGAGTTTTCCTTGCAATACGAACCAAACATGCAGTTGAACTCTTGATGGCACGAGATTTCTCCAAGCGAGGCGCCCTTGAAAAGTTCTAGGGTCCGCAtctgttacggactcaattcccacatcggttgtgagaacaactaatgtggggtatatagactaaatgggctctctctcctaacaggctagtcttttgggatgagttctcttgtttggtctgtatcaattggtgctttcattgagagcccaaacggctcggagtggtgaccgggcaacgaactcgccgtgaccaacgagtgcgtttggggccgctcggagtggtgacccacggagtggtggccgggcaaagaatccgccgtgaccaacgagaactcggagtggtggcccacggagtggtggcctggcaaagaaccagccgtgaccaacgtggccgtgaccaacgaggacgttggcccttaaaggagggtcgaatgttacggactcaattcccacatcggttgtgagaacaactaatgtggggtatatagactaaatgggctctctctcctaacaggctagtcttttgggatgagttctcttgtttggtctgtatcagcATCCTTCAAATTCTGATCGAGCTGCATGAGTAATAATTAGTCCTACCATTCTTTCAACACTAGGTTAAGATTGGAACCCTACACTATTTTTCATATTCATTCCAATCCTTTTTTCTTAGGTATATGATTATACTATTTCCATACCCCTAGTCAAATTATTTCAATGATGAAACCAAAAGTGAAattaaaagtagaaaaagaTCCAAAAGAAAAACATTGTACGAActacaaaacaaaaaattgacAATGATAGTGTAGGACAATTTCTGTACACACATCATACACTTCACTTTAttacatttataaatataaaaaataaaactctctCTACAAATTGAATTActccattatttatttattatcgaATCCTTGATTCTTTCCGGATATTGCACTCCACCACCCTTTGATTCTCTCTATTGCTCTCCTAATCATTAATTACATATTAATCAGCTTCACTAAGAAATTAATCTCTTTTTTCATTAGGGCCATTGATTGGTTAAAAATCGAAACTTTCTTGTTTTTGTTTGCTGCAAAACTGaggcaataaattatttttaaatttaattatatatgtatatatatatatatatatatatatgtatagccGTCCGTCTCTGTTCTGTTCTTCTCTGTGGCAGTAGCTTCAATTTCTTTAATCCATGGCGTAAACACCGAATCTAGTAGATAtatcttgttcaactctctgTCTCCCCCCCTCtccaatataaatatatatgtaggGATGTGTACAGGCGCATAATTTACCTGTGAATTATTGCAATTGAATTCCAATTTATTCCGAAAATCTGTGTTTATTTCGAGTGTAATTGGCGTTTCTTTCTCCCATTTCTGTGTTTTACCAGATGCTTGGATGCGATTGAGTGAGAATTTTGCTGTGATTGTGAAACATTTGGGGGGAAATCGAGAGGTATTGGTGATGGGGAATAAATTGGGGGGGAGGAGGAGGCAGGTGGTGAATGAGAAGTACACTAGGCCTCAGGGGTTGTACCAACACAGAGATGTGGATCATAAGAAGCTCCGGAAGCTGATTCTCGACTCCAAGCTGGCACCTTGCTACCCTGGTGATGATGATACTGCCTGTGATCTTGAGGAGTGTCCAATTTGCTTCTTGGTttgtactcttttttttttttttggaatttttggaaatttaatttaatcttatttttttgTGCTTTGGTTGATTGAAATTGAATTGGCACAGTTGTTGGAAGTCTTGGATAAAGGGTTTATTAGAATTGTTGTTGAGGAACTCGAATTTGGTGGTTGTCTTTATTATAGTTTGGTGATTACTTGTAGCAATGTGTAGTCTTGATAATGGATAGTTTGTTGTGTTTTTTGTGTAATGTGCATTAGGTTTTCTCTTTCAATGTGAGATGCTCATCATTTAATGAATGTCTTTCTTGGTTTTTGGATGTTTTCAGTACTATCCAAGTCTTAATCGGTCGAGATGCTGCACGAAGGGCATTTGTACGGGTATTGATTCTTGTTGGTTTGTTAGTTAACTAAATGGTTTCATGTGTGTTTTACTGAACTGCTCCCACTTTTAGAGTGTTTTGTACAGATGAAGACCCCCAATGCGACGCAGCCTACACAGTATCCTTATTTTAATGGATTTGATTTTGGTAGGAGTCGTTTGTGTTTGTTTCCTTTGAAacagagaaaagaaaagaagagattGCATGTCGATGTGTTAGATTTTACTCATATACTGATTCAAAAATGTACGGATGTGTGCGTGCACACACACAAACGCATATCGTAATAGTATATGATTCGAGGAAAACTGTGTGTGCATTTGTTACATGTCAAGTTTTCAGATTGTGCTCGTCTTAACTCTTAAAGGTGCCCGTTCTGTAAAACATCAAATTATGCTGTGGAGTATCGAGGTGTTATGACAAAGGAGGAGAAAATCATAGAGCAACTTGTGAGAGTGATTTTACTGTAATTTTGTAACTTTTCTTTGTAGTATTGAATATTCGTCACTGAAACATTTGCTATTATTGTCACCCACAGGAAGAGCAACGAGTTATCGAGGCGAAAATAAGGATGAGGCACCAAGAACTTCAGGATGAAGAGAAGTCGATCAAACTAAGAGAAATAAGCTCTTCTAGCAGTATGAGAGCACCAACTGAGGTTGAATATTGCTCAACCCAAGGTAACTGCTCTGAGCCTCTCATTGTAGATATTGATTTCTTGCTCGTGTAATAATTGTGATTTGCCTGTACGCAGCGCCCACTTCTGTTTCTGCAATAAGAAGTGAAGAAATTGTTGCTTCAGATGAGTCCATTGAAACTTCAGTGCTTAGACCACCTCCACGCCAAAGGCAGACTAGGTACGCCATTTTTCTTTTGTTAGATTAGTTTATTTAGAAAATCCATTTATATTTTTGAGCTCTTCGCAAatccatttttcttttattagatTAGGCCATTTTGTAATTGGCTTTGTGAGCATTGAGGATGTCTATGGTCATTCTTCTTCATGTCGTCACGTGGGATTTTCCTTTAGGTTTTTTCAGCGTTATAATATCTTCAACC
Coding sequences within:
- the LOC121773866 gene encoding coiled-coil domain-containing protein SCD2-like — translated: MDYDMVMAKICTCGISLLSSLNSPNPQRKRDPPSSIDTHRHENTRILIISPQISTRQTKGVFPGVFIMTSPMHQHTRSTSTNLSMKKPQNKAAAQRLAEVMAQQPADDEEEDELYDFNSGVPSAGIGLAGGRQARGRSPMSVRNSVDQPSSARYRNSRSKPLEPSSSVEHQQPSSARYSRPKPLEPSLEHQQPSSARHRQSKPVEPSLSLNHSTRVRSSSSVQMNASEEPPQPASARSAGRSSSSASLVGRPNLRVKTVPMVPSSVSLSLKPVASGNTADSQLDKVRDKKLSLDFGTFKLKEQGGLQSSSALQDELDMLQEENESLVEKLRIAEERYDEAEARTRQLEKQIESLGNGVSLEARLLSRKEADLQKREAALKIAAGTYGGGNEELAVLRMEIEASREEANSALDQLHVAMLEVKSLKITTQRMILTHEEMEEVVLKRCWLARCWSLCIRHGIHAEIAEARHGYWSRFASRPVEVILAAGRKAKDGHHSATDGLDERERVLLHKEDLTKKVDLESMLMVEKGLRELNALKVEEAIAVALAQKRRPCILKTNIDEVKLPAESTNHSETFGLSPEECEDVLLKQAWLSYFWRRAKTQGLEPDIAEDRLQFWINQGNRAPNSHDAVDVERGLLELRKLGMETKLWEESRRLIDHSSSYKTLLETEYEILS
- the LOC121775104 gene encoding polyadenylate-binding protein-interacting protein 9-like, which produces MELAAVAVEPSSVEDFGNSNSEGSDGVNDSGLNPNVDSKSELEMKEIVDMLKKLELNPLAKEFFPSSYQQIHNGGYNLHMDFGNGGFPNHRRRRNNYDQGKKRMNGRAFKAQREESIRRTVYVADIDHNISEEQLAALFSSFGQVADCRVCGDPHSNLRFAFVEFSDQYSARAALVLNGTVLGFSTVKVLPSKTAILPVNPTFLPQSEDELEMCARTVYCTNIDKKVTQIDVKNFFEARCGEVSRLRLLGDQMHSTRIAFVEFKMAESALLALDCCGEMLGSQRIRISPSKTPVRPQLPRPGMEYAN
- the LOC121773288 gene encoding E3 ubiquitin-protein ligase DA2L-like isoform X2 — translated: MRLSENFAVIVKHLGGNREVLVMGNKLGGRRRQVVNEKYTRPQGLYQHRDVDHKKLRKLILDSKLAPCYPGDDDTACDLEECPICFLYYPSLNRSRCCTKGICTECFVQMKTPNATQPTQCPFCKTSNYAVEYRGVMTKEEKIIEQLEEQRVIEAKIRMRHQELQDEEKSIKLREISSSSSMRAPTEVEYCSTQAPTSVSAIRSEEIVASDESIETSVLRPPPRQRQTREDEFDLDLEDIMVMEAIWLSIQENGGRQDLSYSEAAQSGEYNVEDHTSLAETVPAAGASSSPSGGLACAIAALAERQQVTNYGGDISGYSGYSNGEGQESENYFPAESSTVASPDSLLAMTGDAGEWADHRSQMAEIGTSYRGSDEFGDAISLASISHEDENQSSSGRSVAGSIMPESFEEQIMLAMTVSLAEARARTSTVGVAWH
- the LOC121773288 gene encoding E3 ubiquitin-protein ligase DA2L-like isoform X1 — protein: MYIYIYIYICIAVRLCSVLLCGSSFNFFNPWHAWMRLSENFAVIVKHLGGNREVLVMGNKLGGRRRQVVNEKYTRPQGLYQHRDVDHKKLRKLILDSKLAPCYPGDDDTACDLEECPICFLYYPSLNRSRCCTKGICTECFVQMKTPNATQPTQCPFCKTSNYAVEYRGVMTKEEKIIEQLEEQRVIEAKIRMRHQELQDEEKSIKLREISSSSSMRAPTEVEYCSTQAPTSVSAIRSEEIVASDESIETSVLRPPPRQRQTREDEFDLDLEDIMVMEAIWLSIQENGGRQDLSYSEAAQSGEYNVEDHTSLAETVPAAGASSSPSGGLACAIAALAERQQVTNYGGDISGYSGYSNGEGQESENYFPAESSTVASPDSLLAMTGDAGEWADHRSQMAEIGTSYRGSDEFGDAISLASISHEDENQSSSGRSVAGSIMPESFEEQIMLAMTVSLAEARARTSTVGVAWH